Below is a genomic region from Pseudocalidococcus azoricus BACA0444.
AGAATCACATTAGTGCTATTTGGGATTTTATCCATTACTACAATGAACAGATTCGTTTAGAGAAGGCAATGAGTGCAAATCAAGCTGTCTTTTCCTCATCCGTCACTAAATAGGACTACCGATAAGCTTATTGAAGCCACATAACACCAAAATTTATTGGGAATTGGAGTTAATGTTGGGGCTGGGGGACTCTGGGGATGGGCTAGGGATAGGCGAATTGGCTTGTACCCCGGCAGCGATGACCCAACCTTCCAGGCCACCACTGGTTTTAACTCGGTAGAACTTCCCATCAGAACTGGCTTCGAGAATAGTGACGGTTTCATTCAAGGCTACTCCCCCTAAGGTGACTTCTGCACGACTGGGGCCACTACGAACACTCAAGCCAATCGGTTCGATCACCGTTCCATTCGACTCTGGGGCTGCGACTGTGGAAGTTGGGCTCGGGGTTGGGGTTGATTGAGGCACAGGTGGACTGGCAACTGGGGTAGGTTTGGGTTTGGGAGGCGGGCCCGTAATCGGGAATTCATTTTCAAATTCGGGGCGCGGAGGTGAACCAGTCAAGGGCATAACCAGTAAATAGTATCCACCAGCCAAAAGAAACAGGATAATTCCCAGGCCCAGGATTGTTCCTAAAGTTTTTGACCACATCAGTTTTGCCATCTCAACACGGATCAGCCGCAACAATTTTAGATAATCATAATCAAGACTTTAACTAATCAACTGTCATTTGTCGAATTTCATCTAGAGTCGTTTAATCTGTAGAATCTGAAGAATTGGAGTCAAACTCAATTGCAAATTTAATGCGAGCTTTGCCTTTGATCCAACTTGTTTAACCTAGCTCTAAAAGTTCTGCATCAACACCCGTTGTAGAAATTTCTGGGTTTAACTCAACATAACCTTTATTTAGTTCGCTAATAGCTGAAGCTAAATCATCTAAAAATTGATAGGAGTCGCTGATAATTCCTTGAACTAGTGGATTTAACAGGAGAGAAAGACGAAACTCTCCCATACTTAAGGACACTACTGAGTTTTCATTTTGGACATGCTTAAATCTAGGTTCCATTTCAAATCTCCAATTTATTCTAAAAATAAGTAGTTATTCAACATTCATTATTTTCCACTCACCCAATCTCCAGAACCAGGTTCGAGACTTTCGCAGTTTATACCAATGTTAAAAATATTTGTATCTTGAGTAAAGTTACCTAGACCAGCTTGCTGAATCGTGCTAAATAGCTCATTGAGACGAGTCTGAGATGTAAAGTATTGATCAACGCTTCTCTGCAATTTGTCATATTTGAAAGCAGTTTCGCCAACAAGTAAAACCATTTTTTCGTTGTTAATTGGCTTAAATTCAGTATCCATTGATATTTATCCTACTAAATTGGTTTAGAACTAGAGTGTCAAATCTTTCATTTGCCGGAGTGCATCGAGATAAGATTCAGTTTTTGTTTCTTCATCAGGCTCAAATTCAAGAGAGATTTTTATGCGTAGTTTCCCTTTCTTCCAACTCACTTCACCAGGCCTGAGAATTTCACACGGCACGCCCTCTCCTAACCACTTTTCCCGCTCACCATCACCCCAAACCGGAATCCCCCCTTTGGATTTTGTAAAATCACCGAATGCGTCTAGTCCTTTTGTTTCAAATGCTCTAGTTAGTAGATAAATGAATTCACTAAACTTAAACATTGTTTTTGTCTTAAATTCATGAAAGCAAACAGGAGCATCTTTGAATAAGCCTTGAACATCGAGGATTTCAGATTTCATAGCATTACCAGTACCCTAAAATTTAATAAAAAATGATTTAGCTATTCAACACTCATTTGACGAATATCATCTAGAGATGGCTCAAGCAAATCATCTTCTTGATCGGGATAAAAATCTAGCCTAATCTGAGTATCAGACATTAAATCTGGTTCTAACTGAAGTTCATTAAGCAAAGACCGAATTGAGTTTATATCAAATTTGGCATACTCAATTTTAATCTCATTTAAACGTTCTACAAAAACAGGATCAAAAATCTTGAAATTAATATTCATCAAAATTTTGAGCTTGCCATGTAACCATTTTTGCCCTCCGACTTGTAATAACTCACACTCTAAACCTGTCTCTGGAAAGGAACTGCCTGATATCTGCTCAAATCCAAAACGGAAGTATGAATTTAATGTTGAAGAGTGAAGATTGAATAATCCATAACAGAGGATACTATAAGCTAAACTCTCCTTGATGCTTTTTAATAAATCATTTTTGAAATCACCAAC
It encodes:
- a CDS encoding SH3 domain-containing protein — protein: MAKLMWSKTLGTILGLGIILFLLAGGYYLLVMPLTGSPPRPEFENEFPITGPPPKPKPTPVASPPVPQSTPTPSPTSTVAAPESNGTVIEPIGLSVRSGPSRAEVTLGGVALNETVTILEASSDGKFYRVKTSGGLEGWVIAAGVQANSPIPSPSPESPSPNINSNSQ
- a CDS encoding KGK domain-containing protein, translated to MDTEFKPINNEKMVLLVGETAFKYDKLQRSVDQYFTSQTRLNELFSTIQQAGLGNFTQDTNIFNIGINCESLEPGSGDWVSGK
- a CDS encoding KGK domain-containing protein; its protein translation is MKSEILDVQGLFKDAPVCFHEFKTKTMFKFSEFIYLLTRAFETKGLDAFGDFTKSKGGIPVWGDGEREKWLGEGVPCEILRPGEVSWKKGKLRIKISLEFEPDEETKTESYLDALRQMKDLTL
- a CDS encoding KGK domain-containing protein, giving the protein MSTSESLPILLVNDGDVILPNKKGLIKVGDFKNDLLKSIKESLAYSILCYGLFNLHSSTLNSYFRFGFEQISGSSFPETGLECELLQVGGQKWLHGKLKILMNINFKIFDPVFVERLNEIKIEYAKFDINSIRSLLNELQLEPDLMSDTQIRLDFYPDQEDDLLEPSLDDIRQMSVE